From a region of the Hippopotamus amphibius kiboko isolate mHipAmp2 chromosome 3, mHipAmp2.hap2, whole genome shotgun sequence genome:
- the MS4A14 gene encoding membrane-spanning 4-domains subfamily A member 14 has product MESSSEVKRSTHVITLQPNETVLTAFPYGPHSSLLDFLKGEPKVLGAVQVLFALIIAGVGAIFAFNYFHFAQRFPLVFFTGYPFWGAFIFIITGYLTGTNNNEKCLGQSVTGMNVISSLVAVAGITLTIISYRYQHKYCQAPSLEGICVIGRVLYNGILSVLLIINIAQLGISVTVASFRSNCWASSNEIVFFLPSDVTQDSELSVPKENAVIQFELQEESASDDSITNIKPVFFGGYTFFKLRVTKNPLTFQCAGRRRSNSYYTPSLFVADEQQNYIPPDLNLSEEELELKPLPPMVEKKPSEIITDIEQLNDEDLQDAIIQSPEKETQLLQAQVSPLQVFPSYSVKNLQALPPQDLSFQDLPVQTLLEQALLSEGPTSHVTKSHELTSKDMPSQNTESQDLLSQYLPSPDMPAQDISSQRQVLPVNAIPFEATTLLAVQSSNIQHLDQRSLDLQLQNIQSQEQKAIHLSYQDIKSEVMLLTEEWKSEEELRGRKPSKQHSQQQQSKGCPCLKQKPLDLQIQDQQSPRKKSLDKHTKSWLSQKRHYVDKQIQVNQSILQLTDQQAEDLQVQEEKHPKQLYQGLQSQIQEYHDWQSPDWKAQSLGQQSQGWRIQDWKNKEWKTQEWQFEMQHSQNWESHTWQTQDLQVKESRKQKSLFQETQTLHAVIPPHLDEQLQGVLQQDSQHQERDQQDLQSSGIQKEDMETDAVRTRDIKPEDMNCGSQTPSDMQSEDMKPDFNCSSYQSSVQDTRLTCMSNINSEQDVQQNTSTCSTASKEDPSLTSTSCDPKETQQSEDSD; this is encoded by the exons ATGGAGTCATCATCTGAGGTCAAGAGATCAACCCATGTCATCACTTTACAACCAAATGAAACTGTACTGACTGCGTTTCCCTATGGACCTCATAGCTCTCTGTTGGATTTCCTAAAGGGAGAGCCAAAAGTCTTGGGG GCTGTCCAGGTCCTGTTTGCCCTGATCATTGCGGGTGTCGGAGCTATATTTGCCTTTAATTACTTCCATTTTGCCCAAAGATTTCCCCTCGTTTTCTTCACAGGATATCCATTCTGGGGAGCATTTATT TTTATTATTACAGGATACCTCACAGGAACcaacaataatgaaaaatgtCTG GGACAAAGTGTCACAGGCATGAATGTTATCAGCTCCTTGGTCGCGGTGGCTGGGATCACTTTAACCATTATCAGCTACAGATACCAACACAAGTACTGCCAGGCGCCTTCCCTGGAAGGAATATGTGTGATAGGTAGAGTCCTTTACAAT GGAATTTTGTCGGTCTTACTGATCATCAACATAGCACAGCTCGGCATCTCTGTGACTGTCGCCTCCTTTAGAAGCAACTGCTGGGCAAGTTCAAATGAG ATTGTGTTTTTCTTGCCTTCGGATGTTACTCAAGATAGTGAACTATCTGTCCCAAAAGAAAATGCTGTAATACAGTTTGAGCTTCAAGAAGAATCTGCAAGTGATGATTCAATAACAAACATAAAACCTGTTTTCTTTGGAGGCTATACTTTCTTCAAGCTAAGAGTCACAAAAAATCCTTTAACTTTCCAATGTGCAGGCAGGAGACGCAGCAATAGTTACTACACACCTTCTCTATTTGTGGCAGATGAACAACAGAACTACATCCCTCCAGATTTAAACCTTTCTGAAGAAGAATTGGAGTTGAAACCTTTGCCTCCCATGGTAGAGAAAAAGCCCTCAGAAATTATTACGGACATTGAACAACTAAATGATGAAGACCTACAAGATGCTATCATACAATCCCCAGAAAAGGAAACCCAATTGCTGCAGGCTCAAGTCTCACCACTCCAAGTTTTTCCATCTTATTCTGTAAAAAATCTCCAAGCTTTACCACCCCAAGACTTGTCATTCCAAGATCTGCCAGTCCAAACTCTGCTAGAACAAGCCCTGTTGTCTGAAGGCCCAACATCTCATGTCACAAAGTCTCATGAACTGACATCCAAAGACATGCCATCCCAAAATACAGAATCCCAAGACCTGCTATCTCAATACCTACCATCCCCAGACATGCCTGCCCAAGATATCTCTTCCCAAAGGCAAGTTCTGCCTGTAAATGCTATACCATTTGAGGCCACAACATTACTTGCTGTGCAGTCCTCTAATATACAACACCTAGATCAACGATCTCTAGATCTTCAACTACAAAACATCCAATCTCAAGAACAGAAAGCTATACATTTATCATATCAAGACATTAAATCAGAAGTCATGTTACTGACCGAAGAATGGAAATCTGAGGAGGAACTCCGTGGCAGGAAACCATCAAAGCAGCATTCTCAACAACAGCAAAGCAAAGGCTGTCCGTGTCTAAAACAGAAACCCCTTGACCTGCAAATCCAAGACCAACAATCCCCAAGGAAGAAATCCCTAGACAAGCACACCAAAAGCTGGCTATCCCAAAAGAGGCACTACGTGGATAAGCAAATCCAAGTTAATCAAAGCATACTGCAACTCACAGATCAGCAAGCTGAAGACCTGCAGGTCCAAGAGGAGAAACACCCAAAGCAGCTATACCAAGGTTTGCAATCCCAAATCCAGGAGTACCACGACTGGCAATCTCCAGACTGGAAAGCACAAAGCTTAGGCCAACAATCCCAAGGATGGAGAATTCAAGACTGGAAAAACAAAGAATGGAAAACACAAGAATGGCAATTTGAAATGCAGCATTCCCAAAATTGGGAATCCCACACCTGGCAAACCCAAGATCTACAAGTGAAAGAATCCCGAAAGCAGAAATCTCTATTCCAAGAAACCCAGACTTTGCATGCCGTAATTCCACCTCACCTAGATGAACAATTACAAGGCGTTCTACAACAAGACAGTCAGCACCAAGAGAGAGACCAACAAGACCTTCAATCCTCTggaatccaaaaagaagatatggaAACGGATGCTGTGCGAACAAGGGACATCAAACCAGAGGACATGAATTGTGGAAGCCAAACCCCAAGTGACATGCAGTCAGAAGACATGAAGCCAGATTTTAACTGTTCCTCCTACCAAAGCTCAGTACAAGACACACGTCTCACCTGTATGTCCAATATAAATTCAGAACAAGATGTGCAACAAAACACTTCAACCTGCTCAACTGCATCCAAAGAAGATCCATCCTTAACTTCTACCTCCTGTGATCCAAAAGAAACACAGCAATCTGAAGACTCTGACTAA